A single genomic interval of Deltaproteobacteria bacterium harbors:
- a CDS encoding AMIN domain-containing protein: MAPKVLRLVLALSGWGVLMMAMPAVSSAEPVVVSDIRFAGDESGIERVCFVLNRFCDPRVFSLEGSNPRIVIDVKDVQSWKGNSKIPVNGVLVRQVRTHFHRDKHTLRIVLDLTPAMDYTAEPIYYQAEGIYCMAVSAK; the protein is encoded by the coding sequence ATGGCGCCAAAAGTGCTAAGACTTGTTTTAGCCCTGAGTGGGTGGGGAGTGCTCATGATGGCCATGCCGGCCGTCTCATCCGCTGAACCGGTGGTTGTAAGCGATATCCGGTTTGCCGGTGACGAGAGCGGAATTGAGAGAGTCTGTTTTGTGCTGAACCGATTTTGCGATCCGCGGGTGTTTTCACTTGAGGGAAGCAATCCGAGGATCGTCATTGACGTAAAAGACGTGCAATCCTGGAAGGGGAACTCCAAAATCCCTGTTAACGGCGTGTTGGTGAGGCAGGTGCGTACGCATTTTCATCGCGATAAGCATACATTGCGGATTGTCCTGGATCTCACCCCGGCTATGGATTATACGGCGGAACCTATCTATTACCAGGCGGAGGGCATTTACTGCATGGCGGTCTCAGCGAAATGA
- a CDS encoding cyclic nucleotide-binding domain-containing protein, with protein MITLRHFEPGEVIIAENDLGETAYIIEQGKVEVTKELNGKRTHLGDVEVGETFGEMSMIDDKPRSATVTAIEQTLVREIHRDAFFESLQTDPEIAVNILKVLFERLRESHVKILQLQQAAPDACKRISEDTGERPVRSGPAVSMEGLTPVAVQSLPENPFKIEEFPFLIGRKSRDPLSYNDLRIADTVPLQISRHHMEFVKVGDRIGVSDRGSHLGSIVDGRLLGGDQGGPGPLFFEGPVGTLILGNPDSPFKYRIRILE; from the coding sequence ATGATCACACTGCGTCATTTTGAACCGGGGGAGGTAATCATTGCCGAGAACGACCTGGGGGAAACGGCCTATATCATCGAGCAGGGAAAGGTCGAGGTCACCAAAGAGTTAAACGGCAAAAGGACCCATCTGGGAGACGTGGAGGTGGGGGAAACCTTCGGCGAGATGAGCATGATCGACGATAAGCCGCGGAGCGCCACGGTGACAGCCATAGAGCAGACCCTGGTGAGAGAGATCCACAGGGATGCTTTCTTTGAAAGCCTGCAGACCGATCCCGAAATAGCTGTCAATATTTTAAAGGTCCTCTTCGAACGTCTGAGAGAATCGCATGTAAAAATACTCCAGCTGCAGCAGGCTGCGCCCGATGCCTGTAAACGCATCTCCGAAGACACCGGCGAAAGACCGGTCCGGTCCGGGCCTGCTGTTTCCATGGAAGGATTAACCCCGGTGGCCGTACAATCCCTCCCGGAAAATCCGTTTAAGATAGAGGAATTTCCATTCCTGATAGGCAGAAAGAGCAGAGATCCCCTCTCCTACAATGATCTCAGAATTGCCGACACGGTCCCCCTTCAGATATCACGCCACCACATGGAGTTCGTCAAGGTGGGAGACCGGATAGGGGTCTCTGACCGGGGGAGCCATCTGGGGTCCATTGTGGACGGCCGGTTGCTCGGCGGTGACCAAGGGGGTCCCGGACCCCTTTTCTTTGAAGGCCCCGTAGGAACCCTCATTTTGGGGAACCCGGATTCTCCGTTCAAATACAGGAT